From Juglans regia cultivar Chandler chromosome 9, Walnut 2.0, whole genome shotgun sequence:
tataaatttttttaatatttttaaaaaataaaataaatttagaacatgattaaaaacacttcttccttaattagaaagtaaaaaaaaaaaaaatcattaatactAATCTTTCCGTTGAAAGCTCCcgctgggattttttttttttaatttcttgattaaaaaatattttttaatagtgatgtgatttttttaaaatattttaaaatattaaaaaaaatatatatgtaaaaaatgaaaaaaacaaaaccacatCTCAAATACATCAgtggagctcccagcgggagccctgCGATAACTCTACAAGgatcctttaaaaaaagtatcatttattattaaaaaattaatttttttaaaataaatattatatttatttacttttatcatAAGATCAGTGCGCTATATTTCTTCTTTCAGCATAAATTGACGTGCCAAGAAATCACCCAAGCCATGGGAATCGCCAATCACGTGTCATTCAAATACTTGCCACATAATGCTAGTAGAACTGTAGTAAATGACTAACCTTTTAAAGTCGTCATCCTACCCGAGTAGGAATTCTATTTGGCCtagaatttttttgtaagttcaaaaagaaaaaccactTGTTGGGTATTAATGATGATCATACTGTTTGCATGGAGGTTTAGGAATCTTCTATTACAATTTTGTGGGCGTGAGGATTGATCTTTGATCTCTCCTTGTATAAAGAGAAAACTGATATATGCAATTCTCACATCACGCAGGAACTAATCTGAGAATTTGGGTTTGATTTGCTGCAAAATAATAAGATGGCTAGCAATGCTACAGTAGCAAGCTCATGTCCAGCACCCATGAAAGCAACGTCTAATGGAGTGTTCCAGGGGGATAATCCTCTTCATTATGCACTCCCTCTTGCCATCGTGCAGATATGTCTTGTGGTTGCACTCACACGTATTCTCGCTGTTCTTTTAAGGCCACTCAGACAGCCTCGAGTGATTGCAGAGATCGTTGTAAGTTGCTTTTCTATATTCCAAgttgtagtttttatttttatttcttggggTAGGTTTTACTTGTTTTGCAAGATACCGTGTGTTGACAGCTGCTGCCCCTTCTATTTAATTGTAAGGATTCAGAAACGTATTTTAACCAAGCACTTGTTgcaacttttctttttatatctaTGTTATTTGGACTTCAACCTTGGCAGCTAGAACTCTCAGGTCACTGACAccataattgaattttttaaactcTGCTCCCTTTCATTGTCGTTTTTTTAGTTGAATACTAGTTACGAAAGCTTTTAAAACACCCATCTTTATGGTCACGGGGGACTGCGAGCATGTGCAAAATTATACGCTGTAGCATTGCAGACTGGTCAACCTAAAAGATTGGATGCCTAGTTGAGTTTTTAAAGGAGAATATCATGTGGTCGTATTTACTCTGCCTGGTTGTCATGGTAGATAAGGGCACAGTGATCCTAATTTTCTGAACTTAATAGTGCTTTTCTATCTCCAACAACTTCCATATCGTCCTCTGGTATTTGCGAAAAACTGAGAAAATAAATGGGTCCAGGAAATTCACGCCACTATAGTGCTTGCAACAGAATCCATTGGTAACAGTTTCTATTGCGTTCCATGATGAGAAAGTTTCTCGTTGACATAAGATTATGACCACAGGCATCTCATCAATCTATGGCTCTTAGTCATAAATAAGCTTTCTATGAACGTGATTCTATTTTGATTTCCTATAATTTTCTTACATGCTGCATCTTCTTACGTGGAGAGTTTGAATGTTGTCGCTCTCTTGGCAGGGTGGAATATTACTTGGCCCCTCAGCTCTAGGTCGCAACAAGGACTATCTACATGCAATTTTTCCATCTAGAAGCCTCACTGTGCTGGATACTTTGGCCAATCTGGGtctcctcttctttttattCCTCGTTGGCCTAGAGTTAGACCCACGGTCCCTCCGCCGAACTGGAAAGAAAGCTTTAAGCATTGCTGTTGCAGGAATTAGTCTTCCCTTTGTATTAGGAATTGGAACATCTTTTGTCCTCCGTGGAACTATTTCCAAAGGTGTAGATGGACCCCCCTTTCTTGTATTCATGGGGGTTGCCCTTTCTATTACTGCCTTTCCTGTCTTGGCCCGTATTTTGGCCGAACTCAAGCTATTGACCACTGATGTTGGCCGAATGGCCATGTCTGCGGCAGCAGTCAATGATGTGGCTGCATGGATTCTACTTGCTCTCGCCATTGCCCTCTCTGGCAATGACCACTCCCCCTTGGTTTCATTATGGGTTTTCTTGTGTGGGTCTGGTTTTGTTCTCTGTTGTGTCTTCATTGTGCCACCTGTCTTTAAATGGATGGTGCAGCGTTGCCCTGAGGGTGAGCCTGTGGAAGAGTTGTATGTATGTGCTACTCTAGCTGCAGTTTTGGCAGCCGGGTTTGCCACTGATGCCATTGGAATTCATGCTCTCTTTGGTGCATTTGTGCTTGGAGTTCTTGTCCCAAAGGAAGGGCCATTTGCTGGAGCTCTTGTGGAAAAACTTGAGGATCTTGTAACTAGTCTTTTGCTTCCATTGTACTTCGTTTCAAGCGGATTGAAAACCAATATAGCCACAATTCAAGGGGCCCAGTCATGGGGTCTCCTTGTTTTAGTCATTTGTACAGCCTGTATCGGGAAGATTGTTGGTACAGTGGTAGTCTCCCTCCTTTGCAGAATGCCTATCGAGGAGGCTTTGGCGATGGGGTTCCTAATGAATACTAAAGGTCTGGTGGAGCTCATCGTCCTCAACATTGGGAAAGACAGAAAGGTAACTGGTAATTGAACTTCATTTTTTGGCTTCtaactttagaaaaaaaaaaaaatcactactttttTGGCCTCtaactcaagaaaaaaaaaaccagtacCTTACCTTCCATGATAAGGATTGCAAAGCCTTATCTATCATTGTTTAATTGAATATGATGTACTCCATTATCCTAATACCTTTAGCtcgttattttttataggtattgAATGATCAAACATTTGCCATCATGGTTCTGATGGCTATCTTCACAACCTTTATTACAACACCTTTAGTTATGTCAGTATACAAACCAGCTAAAAGATTGAGTAAAGCTAACTACAAGTACAGAACAATTGAGAGGAAGGACCCCAATACTCAACTTCGAGTTTTGGCCTGTTTCCACACTACAAGAAACATCCCCACAATGATTAATCTCATTGAGGCTACACGTGGGACTGCAAAGAAGGAGGGACTTTGCATCTATGCGTTGCACCTCATGGAGCTAACTGAAAGGCCATCTGCAATTTTGATGGTCCACAAGGCAAGAAAGAATGGGCTACCGTTTTGGAATAAGGGGCGCGGATCAGAAAGCGATCGAGTTGTTGTTGCTTTTGAGGCCTTCCAACAGCTAAGCCATGTTTCCATTCGCCCAATGACAGCAATTTCACCTATGGCTAACATGCACGAGGACATATGCACAAGTGCAGTGAGGAAAAGGGCAGCAATGATAATTCTACCCTTTCACAAGAACCAGAGTTTTAATGGAGCACTAGAGAACACTCGAACTGAATTCCGTTCTGTAAACAGAAGGGTTCTTGAGCATGCACCATGCTCTGTGGGGATCTTGGTGGACCGTGGGCTTGGTGGAAGCATTCATATTTCTGCAAGTAACGTTTCTTCAACCTTAACTGTCTTATTCTTTGGAGGCATTGACGATCGTGAAGCACTTGCTTATGGTGCTCGAATGGCGGAGCATCCTGGTAATACTCTGACAGTTGTTCACTTCAGACCAAGCCCTGAGCTTGCAGAGGAGGTTACTGCAGTTAATATCAGTGACGACTCCAACAGTTTATTAGGATCAGGTGATGAAAAACTTATTTCCGAATTCAAGCAGAAGATTTTGAGTGACACCTCAATCAAATTTGAAGAGAGGATCATTAGAAATGCTGCAGAAACAATTGATGCTATTCAAGAATTTAGTCGATGCAATCTGTTTTTGGTTGGTCGAATGCCTGAGGGTGAAGTAGCAGCAAGTTTGAATGTGAAGTGTGACTGCGCAGAACTGGGGCCGGCAGGCAGCTTGTTGACTTCTCCGGATTTCTCAACATCGGCATCAGTCTTGGTGGTGCAGCAGTATCATAGCCTGAGAGTTCCAAATTCAGTTTCTTCAAGAAGGGTAGTAGTGTTGCCTGAGGAAGTTTCCTCTGTGTTGCCCGAGGAAGATTTAGAATCTAAGTGATTGGTTTTCTTGTGAATTTCATGTGTACAGAAAACAAATAATGATGAGAAATTCACCAGAATTTTTCAATCCCGTAAGTGTTGTGtttcttttctctccaaaaTGTTAAATAATCATCAAATTGTCACAATTTCTACTAATTTGTTTACCCCAAAGATGCACCTAACAAATGGCTAATCCAAGAATCCTTCTCTTTGCTTGCTTATTCAATATATACgaagaataaaatcaataaatattcaTAGATGATAACAAGAAACGGCAACTGACGTAtggtttgatatatataatcaatcaaaAAGATCCAAAAGTTAGCTCGCTCTTCTCCAACCTACTTCAGAACAAATATCTTTCTACCTTAAAATAAACAATCTATGGTCGAGAAAtacgtttttttttaaaacgactaagATATATTCTACATTCCAGACAGAAGAATTTGATGTGTGtatacgtgtgtatatatatatatatatatatatatttcctcatattaatttgtatgaaGGCCAATGATGTATTAATTTCGGATCTAAAAGGGCCCTTTTAGCGAGAGAAGCTCCCAACTTCTCTCTAAAAATCACCCGAGCCGAAACCAGTTAGAGGGAGGTGCGACCCCCTTCCAGTCTAGTTTTCCTGTATATCCCCTCcctttttgtttagtttttgtttgtttttcaggCCAAATAAAGGAGATACGAGGTTTTTCCGTGGCCAAACTCATACACGTGCCCCATCAGGAGATTCCTCACCTGCCGATCTTGTAGACGATCGAATTGGGCGGCAAAAGGAGCGGTGCGTTGCACCCACGTGCAGGTCAAAAGGAGCGCGTGGCTCCCATGCGCCACTGCGAGATTTCTTCCGTTGATGCCACCTGCGGCGGCTCTGGGTCAAGCGACTACGGCACCTTCAAGATCGACTGACTGGCATACTCCTAGAGTGGCACGTGTCCTTCAAGCACCACTACAGTCCCCTTAGcctgtgttttttattttttatttttttacagtgtttttCTAGTGTTTGTAATGTTGTTTTGTTTgtgttagaaaataaataaaaaaaaaataggctatTAGATTTTTGTCCATAGCAGGAGAACCCCCTCCTCCACAGGGGTGGTGCATGATttactcctcctcctcctttggGGATGGGGGTGGTTgtttttccttctcctcctttggaggatgGGAGTGGTTGTTTCATTCTCCTCATTTGGAGGATGGGGGTTAGACACCCTTCCCTCCTTTGGGAGTGGGGGAtggtttctctctttttttttacagaCAGTTTGTAGAAGTTATAAAAACAATGTCCATCgcaaagaaatttgtgtacGGGAAAACTTCCAACAGTTGTGTAGTTTGGTTTGTAATCTGGGTCACAACTGTAACTTCCTTTATGGAATGAAATGATGACTAtttcctaaaaacaaaaaattgtataaagGCCTGCTTTTATGTAGCCGCTCTATGTTTCTGCGCAATTGTTTCAACCCAAGATAATATTGATCAGAAATTCCCTTAACTTTCTTCAGCCAAACAATCAACTACATGCATGATTTGCCTCTTCACACACACACGACACATgatatattcttataattagGAATTCAACTCAATATGCAAAAACTTGCGATAAAATCTGACTTCGTGTGTAGAAGAGTTCACATCATCTGGCATattgatatatgaaaaatgatttatataattttagggTGGACAATACTAGcgcactcttttaaaaaaattggataaatttagaatccacataattttttttttatttacttttttaaaaa
This genomic window contains:
- the LOC108997299 gene encoding cation/H(+) antiporter 18-like, yielding MASNATVASSCPAPMKATSNGVFQGDNPLHYALPLAIVQICLVVALTRILAVLLRPLRQPRVIAEIVGGILLGPSALGRNKDYLHAIFPSRSLTVLDTLANLGLLFFLFLVGLELDPRSLRRTGKKALSIAVAGISLPFVLGIGTSFVLRGTISKGVDGPPFLVFMGVALSITAFPVLARILAELKLLTTDVGRMAMSAAAVNDVAAWILLALAIALSGNDHSPLVSLWVFLCGSGFVLCCVFIVPPVFKWMVQRCPEGEPVEELYVCATLAAVLAAGFATDAIGIHALFGAFVLGVLVPKEGPFAGALVEKLEDLVTSLLLPLYFVSSGLKTNIATIQGAQSWGLLVLVICTACIGKIVGTVVVSLLCRMPIEEALAMGFLMNTKGLVELIVLNIGKDRKVLNDQTFAIMVLMAIFTTFITTPLVMSVYKPAKRLSKANYKYRTIERKDPNTQLRVLACFHTTRNIPTMINLIEATRGTAKKEGLCIYALHLMELTERPSAILMVHKARKNGLPFWNKGRGSESDRVVVAFEAFQQLSHVSIRPMTAISPMANMHEDICTSAVRKRAAMIILPFHKNQSFNGALENTRTEFRSVNRRVLEHAPCSVGILVDRGLGGSIHISASNVSSTLTVLFFGGIDDREALAYGARMAEHPGNTLTVVHFRPSPELAEEVTAVNISDDSNSLLGSGDEKLISEFKQKILSDTSIKFEERIIRNAAETIDAIQEFSRCNLFLVGRMPEGEVAASLNVKCDCAELGPAGSLLTSPDFSTSASVLVVQQYHSLRVPNSVSSRRVVVLPEEVSSVLPEEDLESK